In the Aneurinibacillus soli genome, one interval contains:
- a CDS encoding HU family DNA-binding protein has translation MNKTELITRVSEVAELTKKDATKAVEAVFDAITEALKSGDKVQLIGFGNFEVRERAARKGRNPQTGEEIEIAASKIPAFKPGKALKEDIQ, from the coding sequence ATGAACAAGACTGAGTTAATCACCCGTGTATCCGAAGTGGCGGAACTGACGAAGAAAGACGCAACGAAAGCGGTGGAAGCTGTTTTTGATGCAATTACAGAAGCGCTGAAAAGCGGAGATAAGGTACAACTAATCGGCTTCGGTAACTTCGAAGTACGTGAGCGCGCTGCTCGCAAAGGTCGCAACCCGCAGACTGGCGAAGAGATCGAGATCGCAGCAAGCAAGATCCCAGCGTTCAAACCGGGAAAGGCACTGAAAGAAGACATTCAATAG
- the spoIVA gene encoding stage IV sporulation protein A, whose product MERVDIFKDIAERTGGDIYIGVVGPVRTGKSTFIKRFMEAIVIPNIPYEAERLRAVDELPQSAAGRTIMTTEPKFVPNSAVEINVTDGLTINVRLVDCVGYAVAGARGYEDENGPRMVTTPWYDEPVPFEEAAEIGTRKVIQEHSTLGVVVTSDGSIAEIPRADYAETEERVINELKEVGKPFVVVINSVHPASADTAMLRAELEERYDVPVLAMSVDAMDEREGLSVLREVLFEFPVHEVNVNLPSWVMVLSEDHWLRKNFEEAVRDTVKDIRRLRDVDRVVGYFGEYEFIERAALADMNMGQGVAEIDLYAQDELYDQILMEVVGVEIRGKDHLLQLMQEFSYAKKEYDKIAGALSMVRQTGYGIAPPSLEEMKLDEPEIIRHGSRFGVRLKATAPSIHMIRVDVESEFAPIIGTEKQSEELVRYLMQDFEENPLSIWNSDIFGRSLNSIVNEGISAKLAMMPDNARYKLQETLGRIINEGSGGLIAIIL is encoded by the coding sequence GTGGAACGTGTAGACATTTTTAAAGACATTGCGGAACGTACAGGTGGCGATATCTACATTGGGGTAGTCGGCCCGGTACGTACAGGAAAATCGACCTTTATTAAACGATTCATGGAAGCAATCGTGATCCCCAACATTCCGTATGAAGCGGAGCGGCTGCGTGCGGTCGATGAGCTGCCTCAAAGTGCTGCTGGCCGGACGATTATGACGACCGAGCCCAAATTCGTACCAAACAGCGCCGTTGAGATCAATGTGACAGATGGACTGACCATCAACGTGCGGCTTGTAGACTGCGTAGGGTACGCTGTAGCAGGTGCGCGTGGGTATGAGGATGAGAACGGTCCGCGCATGGTTACAACACCATGGTATGACGAACCGGTTCCATTCGAGGAAGCAGCTGAGATTGGCACGCGCAAAGTCATTCAGGAACACTCTACGTTAGGTGTCGTTGTTACATCTGATGGTTCGATTGCCGAAATTCCCCGTGCAGATTATGCGGAAACGGAAGAGCGGGTTATCAACGAATTAAAAGAAGTGGGCAAACCGTTTGTTGTCGTAATTAACTCCGTTCATCCGGCCAGTGCGGATACAGCCATGCTGCGTGCGGAACTTGAAGAGAGGTATGACGTTCCAGTGCTCGCGATGAGCGTTGATGCGATGGATGAGCGGGAAGGGCTGTCCGTTCTGCGTGAAGTGCTGTTTGAATTCCCGGTGCATGAAGTCAACGTGAACCTGCCATCCTGGGTTATGGTGCTCTCCGAAGATCACTGGCTGCGCAAAAACTTCGAGGAAGCTGTGCGTGATACGGTCAAGGATATTCGTCGTCTGCGTGATGTAGATCGTGTAGTGGGCTACTTCGGGGAATATGAATTCATCGAGCGTGCTGCACTCGCAGACATGAATATGGGCCAGGGCGTAGCAGAAATTGATCTGTACGCGCAGGATGAGCTGTACGATCAGATTCTCATGGAAGTTGTGGGTGTGGAAATCCGTGGCAAGGATCACCTGTTGCAATTGATGCAGGAGTTCAGCTACGCGAAGAAAGAATACGATAAAATCGCCGGTGCACTCAGTATGGTACGTCAGACCGGGTATGGCATCGCTCCGCCTTCGCTCGAAGAGATGAAGCTCGACGAGCCAGAGATTATCCGCCATGGCTCTCGCTTCGGTGTGCGTCTAAAAGCGACTGCCCCGTCCATTCATATGATCCGCGTCGATGTCGAATCAGAATTCGCACCTATTATCGGCACCGAGAAGCAGAGCGAGGAGCTGGTGCGTTATCTCATGCAGGACTTTGAAGAGAATCCGCTCAGCATCTGGAACTCCGATATTTTTGGCCGCTCGCTGAATTCGATTGTGAACGAAGGTATTTCTGCAAAGCTGGCGATGATGCCAGACAATGCGCGCTACAAGTTGCAGGAAACGCTCGGTCGCATCATCAACGAGGGGTCGGGTGGACTTATCGCAATCATTCTGTAG